The Desulfuromonadaceae bacterium nucleotide sequence CGCGGCAGATACGCGGCCATTTCCACCAACGCGGCATCGCCGAAGATGACATAGGGCGGTACGCCGTCGCGGTCGGCGAGGGTCTTGCGCAGTTCGCGGAGCTGCTGGAAGAGCTCTTCGTTGTAGTCGAGTTCACCGATCTTTCTGCGTGTTTTCTTCTTCGGCAGCGGTTTCACCTTGACGCGCGGTTGCGCCAGCGTCAACTGCCGTTCGCCGCGCAATAGTGGACGGGCATTGGCAGTGAGTTGCAGCACCGAAAAGTTGGCGACATCCTGGCGCAGGTAGCCGAGGTGAATCAGTTGACGATAGAGGCTGCTCCAGTAATCCTTGCTGTGCTGCGCACCGATGCCGTAGGTGGAAACTTTATCGTGGCGCAGATCGAGAATCCGCTGGTTGGCGGAACCGCGCAGCACGTCGATAACGTGGTTCATCCCGAAGCGCTGGCCGACGCGATAGACGCAGGAGAGTGCCTTGCGGGCGTCCTCGGTGGCGTCAAAACGCTGCGGCGGGTTGAGGCAGATATCACAGTTGCCGCAATCCTCACTGAGCTCTTCACCGAAATAGCCAAGCAGGGCGCGACGCCGACAGGTGAGCGGTTCGGCATAACCGACCATGGCGTTGAGTTTATGCAGCTCGATACGGTTCTGCTCCGGATTGCCGCCTTTTTCAATCAGCCCGCGCACCAGCGCAATGTCGCCGTAACCAAAAAGGAGCAGCGCCTCGGCGGGGAGGCCGTCGCGTCCGGCGCGGCCAGTCTCCTGATAGTAGCTTTCGATATTCTTGGGGATGTCGTAATGGACGACAAAGCGAACATTCGGCTTGTCGATCCCCATGCCGAAGGCGACCGTTGCCACCACCACTTGGAGGTCGTCGCGCAAAAATTCTTCCTGCACCCGCTGACGCTCTTTGTCCGGCAGTCCGGCATGATAGGCGGCCGCCTTGATTCCGGTTAAATTGAGTTTGGCGGCGACTTCTTCGGTGCGCTTGCGGCTCAGGGCGTAGACAATTCCGGCATCATGGGGCCGCTCGGCGAGAAAGGACTTCAACTGGTTGAACGGCTGATGCTTGTCGATTACGGTGTAACGGATATTTGGCCGGTCGAAACCGGCAATGAAACGGCGGGCGCGGCCGAGGTTGAGGCGCTGGATGATGTCCTCGCGGGTCTGCGGATCGGCGGTGGCGGTCAGGGCGATCAGCGGGATGGCGGGGAAGAGTTCGCGCAGTCGCCCGAGCTGAATATATTCCGGCCGGAAATCGTGCCCCCACTGCGAGACGCAGTGTGCCTCGTCGATGGCAAAGAGGGCGATATCGATGGACTTCAGCCGGGCGATGAACTCGTCGCTCAGCAGCCGTTCGGGAGCGATGTAAAGCAGGTCAAGTTCGCCGGCGTGGAGTGCGGCAAGGGTAGCACGGGCGGTGGCGGCGTCGAGCGATGAGTTGTACTGCGCGGCGCGGACGCCGTTGGCAAGGAGTGCATCGACCTGATCCTTCATCAGCGAAATCAGCGGGGAGACGATGATCGCCACGCCCTCACGGTGGTGCGCCGGAATCTGGTAGCAGAGCGATTTGCCACCGCCGGTCGGCATCAGCACAAAGGCGTCGTCGCCGCCGATCAGGGTGTCGATGATCTCCCCTTGCAGGGCGCGAAAATTGCTGTAGCCGTAAATCGATTTGAGGGTTTCAAGGGGGGTAGCAGACATCTGGTCACAATCGTTTCGTTGGTAGTCCGTCGTGTGTTCTTTCAGGATGCGGTGAGGGGCGAGGCCCCTTCGTCTTTTTAACATGAGATCGGGCTGAACAAAAGGACTGAATTATTTTCGCCACAAGTGATGATGGCTTAGCCATCTCATTCTTTTTTGCGAGTGCCGCAAGAGATGGCCTCGCCGCTCAATGGATTCCTCCGTAACTATCGATGAAGGTCATTGAGCTGAAGAGGGGGGGTTGGGCTGGTTCGGCTTCCGCATGATAAGTCTGGTCAAGTGCCGGATGCGACCGAATTGTGTCAAATTTATGAGGGATGTATTTGCACTGCGTCAAAAAAACGGTATAAAGGATAAAGTTAAATATTTTCCAATGCTGCGCCTGTCTCTCCTGCAAGCTTTGCGTGTTGTTGGTATCAAGTTTGCAGAATACCGGTTCAAGAGTTTATATGCTGTTACTGTTTGTCACCATAGATACGGAAGTTTTTCGAAGGATTCAGGAGGCGTCTCAATGAAACCGTTAAAGGCCACTCTTAGCTTGATTGCAGTGATTTCACTGTTTGTAGGAGCCATATGGCAAAGTCCTGCGAGCGCGGCGACCAGTCCGGTTCTGACGCCACTGGGCAGATTCCTTGATTATTCGGTTATAGAAGTTCCTTCGGCAATCGATGTTGACGATGCGGGGAACATTTACGTTGTCGATTCGTTGCGGAAGCGGGTCGCCAAGTTTGACAAGTACCTCAAGTTCCTGCGCTACTACGACAAAATGCGGGTTTACGGTAGCAGTTTGGCGGTCACGAACGATGGCCGGAAAATTATTGTCGGTAGCGGCGAACAGGTTGATATCGTTGATGGTGACAGCGGTGAAGTGATCACGGCCTTAGGCGTGGGAGATGGCGAGTTTACCTTTGCCGTGGAGATCGATATCGATCCATTGACGCAACGGGTTTATGTCGCGGATATGGCGACCTTCGGGGTCAAAGTCTACGACCTGAACAGTGGCGAGTATCTGTTCCGCTTTGGCAGTAAAGGCTATGGCAATGGCCAGTTCCGGAATATATGGTCCCTGTCGTTCAATGAATATAGCGGTGAGGTTTACGTTTCTGATATCGCCGGGTACAGTACCATTCGTCCCAGTGTGCAGGTGTTTAACCGCGATGGCCAGTTTCTTCGCAATATCAAAGGGTATGACGGTTTTGGTGCTCCTCCGGTGCCGTTCTTTTCCGGGATGACCTTTGACCCCTCCGGGCGGGCCTATGTGCTCGATATTCTCAACGGAGCTATTCGTTTCCTTGGTCTGCCGACCACCCCTCTCGGACAGTTTAAAAATCCCGGCTATCGTCCCGGCCAGATGGCGATGCCGCGTGGTATCATCTACGATAAACTGACCGGTCGCTTGTTTGTGACCTGCGACGGAGCGCGGATTGAAATTTACGGGGTTGATGGCGCAGAGAATCCGGCCAATGCCAATGTTGCGCCGGGACAGCCGGTGCCGGTCAGCCCGGTGGGCGATGTTGAAGTTGTTACCGCGACACCGCAGTTGAACTACTTGAATGCCACCGATAATGACGGTGATAACCTGGTTTATGATGTCCAGGTTTTCTCTGCCAGCGAGGTCGTTGCCGACTATATTGGATTGCCTTCCGGTGCGACCGAGTCGTATGCCCAGGTGGCCGCAGAGCTGACCGAGAACGCGCGTTTTGGCTGGCACGTCAGGGCGTTTGACGGTGAAGCCGCGTCCGACTGGACAGCACAACAATACTTCTACGTTAATGCTCAGGAAGAAGCTCCTGTCGCGCCGGTGCTGCTGGCTCCGGAAGCAGGGACTATCGCCGCTGGCGCCACAGTCCTGAGTTGGGGGACAGCGGTTGACCCTGACCCCTTCGACACGGTTAGCTACCGGGTAGAGATTGCCGCAGATGCCACCTTTGCCGAGCTCGTCGCCAGTGCTGACCTGACCGGAAACGCGATCATGCTCAGCGAGTTCGCTGATTACCTGGCATTGCAGGACGGTCAGACCTATTTCTGGCGGGCTCTGGCGGTCGATAACCACGGTCTGGTTTCGGTAGCCGGTGATGCAAGCAACTTTGTCTACGATACGACGGTTCTGCGCTTCAGTGCCAATATGCCTGACGCCGCGGTTTATCTCGGCGGCAACTACGCTTATAGTGGTCGCTACATCGGGCATACTCCCGTAGAACTGCGTGATGTGCCGGCAGGGGTCGAAACCGTGGTCGTGAAGCGGGCGGGCTTCGAGCCGTTTGTGGGCAAGGTGGTGATTGGTGAGCGTGAAAATATCGATTTTTATGCACAACTGGTCGCGGCCATCATGCCTGCCGAGCTGAAGGCCAACCCACTGTCTGCGGATGGTCAGAAGATCGTTCTCAACGGTGCGGTGGCCCCCTTTATCGCCGATGTGAATGCAGATGGTGTGGTTGACCTGGTCGCCGCTTCAGCCGATGGTGCCATCAACCTGTTCACTGGCGCCCTGGTCGACGGCGAGCTTGAGTTTACCGCTGCCGGTTTGCTGGCTGCTGAGTTGCCGCTGATTTCGGGAGCCTGTCCGCTATTGGTTGACTGGAATAATGACCGCGTTAGCGATCTGCTGGTTGGTGGCGCTGATGGCACCGTGTCGCTCTTTGTTGCTGTAAACGGGGTATTGACCCCGACCTCACTGACCCTGGTCGGTGGCGCTCCGGTTATCGTGGCCGGTGATGCAGCGCCGGTGGTCTACGATATTGACGCCGACGGTGACAAAGATCTGCTCGTCGGTTCAAGTGACGGGACGATTGCCCAGTTCATCAATGTTGGCAGTGACGCCGCGCCGCAGCTGAGCGCAGCCGGAAATCTTTCCTTTACCATGGCACCCTCTGCGGGCCCGGTTGCACCATTTGTGACCGATTGGGACGCTGATGGTAGCGATGATCTGCTGGTGACTGCCGGTGAGCATATCTATGTTTACCAGTCGGCCGGTGCGGTATGGTCGCCAGTCGGGGTGTTGGCAGTGACAGACGCGCTGCTCAATAACAACAATGGCAAATCGAAGACCGGTGCTTACTCGATCGGTACCGGCCTGACCCTTTTTGCCCTTGATCTGGACGGGAAAAAGGGCAAGGATCTGCTGGTCGGCAACGATTCCGGCGAGATTCGCCTGGTACGCTCTTTCGGTAAAGACTATGTTGCTGCGTTTAATGCCGCTCTTGTCGACAAGGTCGCGCAAATCACCACCGCCAATGAGACACCGGTTGATAGTGCCGCGCTTGGTGCGGCCATTGCTGAGGGTGACTATAAACAGGTCGCAAAAGAATGCCGCTCTCTGCTGCTGACACTGGATGCCGCCGCGACGGTTTATGCTCAGGAACTACTGGACATTCTTAAATAAATTTTCAGACGATAAGGATTCAAGACGTGAACAGAAAAACGTTAAGAGGATTAATCGGTGCTATCCTGTTTGTCGCAGTGGGGGTGACAACCGCTTCTGCCGCAAAGGTTGTCGATGTTTCGGCGTCGCTGCATAATTTTTCTACCGCTGCAATGGCTGAAAATCTGCAATACGGGTCGACAAACGAGACGGAGGTATGTATCTTCTGCCACACGCCGCACAACGCCAGCGTGGGAAATGAACGACCGTTGTGGAACCGCACGGACCCAACTTCAACGTGGGTATTCTACAACAGTGCGACGCTGACCCCGGCAGCTCGCCCCGGCGCCGTGGGGACGGTCAAGCCGGCATCACTGATGTGTCTGAGCTGTCATGACGGTAGTATCGGCGTTAACCGGGTGATTAATGAAAGTAATATTACCGGTCCCATTGAGCTTGTTGGTGATCCCGCCGATGTCTATGTCTGGCCCGCCGGTTTCATGGAACCGTGGGTCCCCGGACCGCGCATCGGCGCTGCACCGGATAGTGTTGATGCTTTTGCAGATACCGGCAAGCTGTATGATGATCATCCGATCTCGTTCAGTTACGCCGCAGCCCAGGGTGCCGATCTTGGGTTGCATCCGATTGGCGATGCCAAATTGGCCGGGCTGGTGTTTTATCCGCGTAACGGAAGTGCGGATCACATCGAGTGCGGCACTTGCCATGATCCCCACGTTGCTTATGATAATTCCGGGGCTTTAGGTGCGCTCACGAACGCCTCGGCGAATCCGAACTATGCACCGTTTTTGCGTATTTCCAACACTGGCAGCACGATGTGTCTGACCTGCCACAACAAGTAAACAGAAGAGTACCGAAGCAACCCCACACCGCCACGGTCTGGGGTTGCTTTAACGCATAAAGATTAGAAAAAATTATATAAATTATACAAATTGTAGACCCGTAACGCTGCGAGCAGGGTCGCGGTATACATGCAAGATTAGAAAAAAACCATAAGTAAATTTTATAAATGACGCATCTGACTGCCTGAAATCGGAGCGCAATGATGAAAAAAAATTGCATTTTAAAGTTAACTGTCCTGCTGCTGACGCTACTTTTCCCGGTATTTGTCAACGCGGCGCAGACGCATTTAATGGGATGCACAAATTGCCACAAGGCGGGTGCAAATTTTGCGAGCTTCGATGGAAATGCCTGTGTTCTCTGTCACACGAGCGGCAGTCAGGCCACCTTTAATGATAGTCTTGCTCATCCAGTCAAAGGATATTTTGAGGCCGGGGATGCCAGCGATGCAATCCAGACAGCCACGGTGGTGCATGGTGCAATACCAGGCAAGGAAATATCGCACATGTGGCAGCGTATGAATGGCTCTAATGTGCCGGATGTTGGCGCGCAGGAGCCGACGACTTATGCACGGCAGTTTAATGGCCGCTATGGAATCACACGTGGCAGGTTGCTTTGTTTCCGTTGTCACGATCCTCATGCCGACGCAACAACAAAGGCATCGCTGTTAAAAGTCCCGGTCGACGCTGATCAAATTTGCAGCGATTGTCACCTGCCCTGGTATCAGAATAATGCCAATGCATTATTAACCCACCCGGTTGGAAGTGGCGTCAGCTATAATTCCGCCGCTGCGGATGCGACAAAATTCAACGCATCGATTACCAATGTCAATAATGGCGATATCAGAAAGGTGGCCGGCTTTGTCTCCTGCACGTCGTGTCATGGTGTGCATTCGGTCGATTCAAATTCAGCCACGGTTGACGGCTATACCAACTATACTTCGCTCAGTGGTGACGGTCATCTGCTCCGTTCTGACGGACCGCGCGATTTAGCGGCTGTGACCGAGGCTAACTTTACCCAGGCTGAAGCGCAGAAAAAATCGAACCTGTGCCAGGCCTGTCACGTTTACAAGCTGCACGGTAAGGTTGACGATGGCGCTGCGGATCGTTTTCTTGGTTGCCTCGATTGCCACAGCGGCCACTCCTACAACAATAATGACCCGTACTATTTTGTTTTGCGCAAAAACTCCTATAATCCGATTAGCAACAGCAGCGTCAGTTTTACCGGCTACAATTTTGGCGGCTTCGATTATATCTACAACAACCCCGCTATTTTCGGTCTGCTCAATCGCACCGAAGTGTGGAAAGACAATTCAAACTTAACCGCGTTGGGCTACTGTGAAACCTGTCATGGTGAAGCCGAAGCGATCCCCAAGGGGGCGTTGTTTCACTCATCGACCGACGATTGCGCGACCTGTCACCTGCATAACAGCACGGGCTGGGCGTACAGCTTTCAGAACGATGCCAGCGCGGCAACCTGTGGTGATTGTCACGGGTTCCCACCCTATATCAATGATCGCGGTGATCGCACCGGTTCCGGGGTTGATGGCGGCTACGCTTATATTTCAGCGGCATGGAACTATGCGCACACCAGTGTGACCTACTTTAAAGATGAATCAACAACCCCGCACAACGCCCACGCGGCAGGGGGAACGACTCAAGGCGCAACCTCGGACTATATCTTCGGCAACGGCGTCTATGCCTGTGAGCCGTGTCACGAAAACTTTATTCCGACCCATCAGCAAGAGTCGACCTTGCCGTATACGACCGGGTTCAGAAATATAAATTTTTACGCAAATGTTGACCAGGCGGGGGCAACGTACGATAGCGGAACAAATAAGTGTTCGGCCCTTTACTGCCACAGTAACGGGGCGCCAAGAACGGGTGACGGGCCGACGCGCAACTATGCGGTCGGTACCGTGACGACCCCGGCGTGGGCCAATGGCAAGGGCACCATTATTGGCAAGACCAACCCGACCCATGAATGCGCATTTTGCCATGGCAATACCGCGGCGACAATGAACACCAAAGGGAACTCGGCCGCGCACGCCAAACACCTCGACAGATATGGTAACGATTGCTCCATTTGTCACAATCAAACGGCTGTCAACAGTACAACGCTGGCCAGCGGCGCAAATCGCATTGACCTGCTCAGCCCGGCATCTGGTGGCAAGCACGTCAATACCCTGTACGATATCGTCTACAAGACCAGCGGGTCTGTCCTTTATAATGCGCTGGGAACAAATGCTCTTGGCGTAAATTACGATGCAACAACCGGAACCTGCTCGGTCTACTGCCACGACCCGGCGGATTTGGGCACGACCGCTGACTGGGATGCTGGCGTCGGCGGCGCCGCCTGCGGCAGCTGCCACGGCGTGACCTCGGCAACGTTGACGACGAATTCCCATGCAATACACATCGACCCGGCTGGCGCCAACATCAGTTGTGATGCATGCCACGGTGCCGGAGCCAGCACGGCTGTACACAGCGGCCATGTTGACGGCGTGGTCACGCAATTGACCGTCGCAGCATCTTGCGATCTATGTCATGGCGTTGAGGGCGCTGATACCTCACCGATCTGGGGGAACAGCGGCAGCATCGATTGCCTTACCTGCCATACCGGTGCCAGTGTGACCAGCTACACCGATGCTTCGGCGGCTACGGTCACTGCTCCGGCTAAAACGATGGCCGATATCAGCGGACACAACCGCCCGACCGCCAGTGATGCTTACCCGGTCACCGGCAGTCCTGCTGCAAACAAAACCTGCACCACCTGTCACCTGACTGCAATCAACGCTGATCACGTCGGTGGTGCCGCAACCAAGTTGTTGCAAGTGGCCTTCACGTGTGAAGACTGCCACACCGCCGCCGGTTCACGTAGTGCCGAAGCGACGCTGCGCGTGCAGACCCATTCCAATATGGAAGTTGCCTACACCGGACAGAAACGGCTCGACTTTGCGGCTCTTTGCACTGCATGTCACGATCCGCATGGCGCGGGAAGCAACATCGCGATGATCGCCGAAGTCAAAGCTGATTTCCTCGGTAGCGTCGTCCTCTACAATGTAACCGGGGCCGACTCGTTTGATGAAGCAGATGCGGCCAACGGTGACGACATCTGCGCGACCTGCCACACCGCAACGGTGCATAACAACCGGACCGCCAGTGGTACCCACCATGAAGGTGAAAACTGCCTGACCTGCCACGGTCATAACGGTGTCAATGGCGGGTTCATGCCGACCGGCGGCACCGCCTGCAACGATTGCCACGGTAATCCGCCGACCGCCAGCGATGATCGTCCGGCGGGGAAGGCCGGCGTACACGCAGCACACGTTAATGTCGCTACCCATGAAGAATCAGAAGATAAATTTGATTGTGACGTCTGCCACCCCGGCGCCGCGACATTTACCTTGGCGCACAGTGATGCGAGCGTCAGTCTGGCGGCTGGCATTACCAACGGAACCTGCGCCAGTGCTTGTCACTATTCCGGTAATGATGGCGTCGGCCCCTTGATAGACGATGGCTACTGGACCGACAGTAATGGTTTGAACTGCGACTCCTGCCACTACTGGAGCGCCACCCCGACCAGTGCTGGCAATGTTGCCAGCGGCAATCGCGAGGCGATCAGCGCCACCCACAACAAGCACTTTGACAAAGGGAAACTCTGCGTCAACTGTCATACCAACAATGAGACCGATACCGTGGCGCCGCGTATCCATATCACCGACCACGAAGCTTGGGCCCTCAATGTGACCAATGATGGGACAATCCTGACTGATCGCGGCAACGCGACTCAGGACGAAGCGACGGTTGATTTCACCCTGGCGACCACCAAGTACGCTAGCTGGAATGACGAAACCAACTCCTGTGGCACCGCCACGGCGAACAGCGGCCTCGGCTGCCATGCGACCGGTTCCCCGACATGGGGCGGCTCGGCCCTGGCCTGTATCGACTGCCATACCGACAAGAGCAGCAGTGCCGTCAATCCAACATCTGGTCTGCACAGCGTCACTCCGCTGGTCTCCGGCATCCAGCACGACGAAAGCTTCTTCTACAACAGCGGCGTAAGTACCGGCAACTGCGAAACCTGCCATACCTCCGTGCCGTCGAGCGGGCATCAGGACGGTGTGATGGACGCCACCCGCGGCACCGCCGGCAATCTCAAGATCACCTTCGCTGCCACCATCAGCTATACGGACGACGTGGCACCGACTTGCGCCCCGAGTCTGACCGGCTGTCACTACGAGCAGCCGACCAAGACGGCCGATTGGAAGCGCAAGTGGCACGAAGGTGCCGCCAACGCCACAGCGTCCTGTGCTGGATGTCACGGTGACTGGGTCAACGGCTGGAACACTAACGTTCAGCACCATACCAATGCCAAGGCCCAGTCGACCCACGGGACCAAGGCCGGCAAGACCTACGAGTGCATGGATTGCCATGCCCTTGAAGCGGCCGCAGCCGTCTATCCGTTCACCATCGGCAGCAACGACTGGAAACCGGCTGATGCCGCGGCGACCACCTTGCACGGCAACGGCGTCATCAACGTCAACATCACCGGCACCGGTTTCGTCCGGGTCAGCACCCTCTCCGGTTGCCCGGACTGCCACACCAACTGGCAGACCGATGGTAAACATGCCTACGACGTCACCGAGTGGACGCTGACCACGATCGCTGGTGATGCCCCGACCGTGACCTGCGCCACCTGCCACGGTGGTCTGACCGTTGGTACCAATGCCGCCAACTATTGGCCGGACAAGGTCGGCAACGACGCCACCGAGGACAATGGCGGGCGCCACCTGATCCACATGACTAGGTTGGCCCAGGCCAAGTACGGCGAGACCATCACCGCACTGCTGACCGACAACGCCAACGGCACGGCCGACGCCAAGCAGAAATATCTGTGCGCCTACTGCCATACGGCACCAGGGAGTGATTTCGACCATGGCGATACCGCTGCTCTGCCGGCTGAGGTCTTCGTCTCCAACGCAGTACGCTCCTCCAAGACCATGTGGGATACCGCCGACAGTGACGCCACTTACACCAGCGGAAACTGCAGCAGCGTCGAGTGCCATAACGGCAAGGCGACCGCCACGACCGCGACTTTCGATTGGTACGGAACAGGGACACAGAATTGTGCCCTCTGCCATAATGATATCACCGTGACCACCGCCGACACCACCGGTGCCACCCACGACGCCCACGTCGGCACACCGATCACTGCCTTCGGCAAGGTGATCGGCTGCGCCAGCTGCCACGGTGGCAACCCGACCTGGTCGCCATACGTTGTGCCGAGCAGCGGCCATATCAACGGCGCCTTCGCTGTCTCTGGCGGCAGTGTCACGGTCAGCTACACCGGCACCTACACCAACGCCGCCACCCGTACGGTCGGGACTTGCGGCACCAACCTTTGCCACAACAACGGCAAGAACGCCGCCACCCCGGTCTACACCTGGCAGACGGCGATTGCTGGCTGCGCGGCCTGCCATGCCACCAGCTCAACCCTCGGTTCGTCGCACGATCCGCATATGAACGCCAGCTTCGCCACTACCTTCGGGCGCGCCGTGGTCGGCTGCGAAGAGTGCCATGACGCGGTGAGTGCATCGAGCATGAGCGGCAAGACCGCCCATATGGATGGCAGTGTCACCCTCAAAGCTGGTATCACCTATACCGGCACCCCGGCGACGCTGACGGTGGGTGGCACCAATACTTATGGAACCTGCTCGGCCAGTCTCTGCCACCAGAACGGCAAGGGCGCTAACGTCGCCTCACCAGCCTGGAACCGCACCGTCAGCAGCACCGACAACTGCACTATCTGTCACAACGACGGTTCCGGTGCGCCGCAACCGGCCACTGGTCGCCACGCCAAGCACGTCACTAACGCCGCTTATGTCACCTCAAGCTGTGGTAGCTGCCATGCCAATGCCACCGCCACGACCATTGGCGGAACTACGCATATCAATGCGACCGCTAA carries:
- the recQ gene encoding DNA helicase RecQ; this encodes MSATPLETLKSIYGYSNFRALQGEIIDTLIGGDDAFVLMPTGGGKSLCYQIPAHHREGVAIIVSPLISLMKDQVDALLANGVRAAQYNSSLDAATARATLAALHAGELDLLYIAPERLLSDEFIARLKSIDIALFAIDEAHCVSQWGHDFRPEYIQLGRLRELFPAIPLIALTATADPQTREDIIQRLNLGRARRFIAGFDRPNIRYTVIDKHQPFNQLKSFLAERPHDAGIVYALSRKRTEEVAAKLNLTGIKAAAYHAGLPDKERQRVQEEFLRDDLQVVVATVAFGMGIDKPNVRFVVHYDIPKNIESYYQETGRAGRDGLPAEALLLFGYGDIALVRGLIEKGGNPEQNRIELHKLNAMVGYAEPLTCRRRALLGYFGEELSEDCGNCDICLNPPQRFDATEDARKALSCVYRVGQRFGMNHVIDVLRGSANQRILDLRHDKVSTYGIGAQHSKDYWSSLYRQLIHLGYLRQDVANFSVLQLTANARPLLRGERQLTLAQPRVKVKPLPKKKTRRKIGELDYNEELFQQLRELRKTLADRDGVPPYVIFGDAALVEMAAYLPRDPEAFLRINGVGKRKLEKFGEDFISVIIDFGRSM
- a CDS encoding PEGA domain-containing protein, translated to MKPLKATLSLIAVISLFVGAIWQSPASAATSPVLTPLGRFLDYSVIEVPSAIDVDDAGNIYVVDSLRKRVAKFDKYLKFLRYYDKMRVYGSSLAVTNDGRKIIVGSGEQVDIVDGDSGEVITALGVGDGEFTFAVEIDIDPLTQRVYVADMATFGVKVYDLNSGEYLFRFGSKGYGNGQFRNIWSLSFNEYSGEVYVSDIAGYSTIRPSVQVFNRDGQFLRNIKGYDGFGAPPVPFFSGMTFDPSGRAYVLDILNGAIRFLGLPTTPLGQFKNPGYRPGQMAMPRGIIYDKLTGRLFVTCDGARIEIYGVDGAENPANANVAPGQPVPVSPVGDVEVVTATPQLNYLNATDNDGDNLVYDVQVFSASEVVADYIGLPSGATESYAQVAAELTENARFGWHVRAFDGEAASDWTAQQYFYVNAQEEAPVAPVLLAPEAGTIAAGATVLSWGTAVDPDPFDTVSYRVEIAADATFAELVASADLTGNAIMLSEFADYLALQDGQTYFWRALAVDNHGLVSVAGDASNFVYDTTVLRFSANMPDAAVYLGGNYAYSGRYIGHTPVELRDVPAGVETVVVKRAGFEPFVGKVVIGERENIDFYAQLVAAIMPAELKANPLSADGQKIVLNGAVAPFIADVNADGVVDLVAASADGAINLFTGALVDGELEFTAAGLLAAELPLISGACPLLVDWNNDRVSDLLVGGADGTVSLFVAVNGVLTPTSLTLVGGAPVIVAGDAAPVVYDIDADGDKDLLVGSSDGTIAQFINVGSDAAPQLSAAGNLSFTMAPSAGPVAPFVTDWDADGSDDLLVTAGEHIYVYQSAGAVWSPVGVLAVTDALLNNNNGKSKTGAYSIGTGLTLFALDLDGKKGKDLLVGNDSGEIRLVRSFGKDYVAAFNAALVDKVAQITTANETPVDSAALGAAIAEGDYKQVAKECRSLLLTLDAAATVYAQELLDILK